A genome region from Hippopotamus amphibius kiboko isolate mHipAmp2 chromosome 1, mHipAmp2.hap2, whole genome shotgun sequence includes the following:
- the ARSI gene encoding arylsulfatase I isoform X2 produces MVGKWHLGFYRKECLPTRRGFDTFLGSLTGNVDYYTYDNCDGPGVCGFDLHEGESVAWGLSGQYSTLLYAQRVSHILANHSPRRPLFLYVAFQAVHTPLQSPREYLYRYRTMGNVARRKYAAMVTCMDEAVRNITWALKRYGFYNNSVIIFSSDNGGQTFSGGSNWPLRGRKGTYWEGGVRGLGFVHSPLLKRKRRTSRALVHITDWYPTLVGLAGGITSAAEGLDGYDVWPAISEGRASPRTEILHNIDPLYNHARHGSLEGGFGIWNTAVQAAIRVGEWKLLTGDPGYGDWIPPQTLAAFPGSWWNLERMAGARQAVWLFNISADPYEREDLAGQRPDVVRALLARLVDYNRTAIPVRYPAENPRAHPDFNGGAWGPWASDEEEDEEEEEGRARSLARGRRKKKCKICKLRSFFRKLNSRLMSHRI; encoded by the coding sequence ATGGTGGGCAAGTGGCACCTGGGCTTCTACCGGAAGGAGTGCCTGCCCACCCGCCGGGGTTTTGACACCTTCCTGGGCTCGCTCACAGGCAACGTGGACTACTACACCTATGACAACTGTGACGGCCCAGGGGTGTGTGGCTTTGACCTACACGAGGGCGAGAGTGTGGCCTGGGGGCTCAGTGGCCAGTACTCCACTCTGCTCTACGCCCAGCGCGTCAGCCACATACTAGCCAACCACAGTCCCCGGCGGCCCCTCTTCCTCTACGTGGCCTTCCAGGCGGTCCACACACCCCTGCAGTCCCCGCGCGAGTACCTGTACCGCTACCGCACCATGGGCAACGTGGCCCGGCGGAAGTACGCGGCCATGGTGACCTGCATGGATGAGGCCGTGCGCAATATCACCTGGGCCCTCAAGCGCTATGGTTTCTACAACAACAGTGTCATCATCTTCTCCAGTGACAACGGTGGCCAGACCTTCTCGGGGGGCAGCAACTGGCCCCTGCGAGGACGCAAGGGCACTTACTGGGAAGGGGGCGTGCGGGGCCTCGGCTTCGTCCACAGCCCCCTGCTCAAGCGAAAGCGACGGACAAGCCGGGCGCTGGTGCACATCACGGACTGGTACCCGACCCTCGTGGGTCTGGCAGGTGGCATCACCTCGGCAGCCGAGGGGCTGGACGGCTATGACGTGTGGCCAGCCATCAGCGAGGGCCGGGCCTCGCCACGCACGGAGATCCTGCACAACATTGACCCTCTCTACAACCACGCCCGGCACGGCTCCCTGGAGGGGGGCTTCGGCATCTGGAACACTGCCGTACAGGCCGCCATCCGCGTGGGTGAGTGGAAGCTGCTGACGGGGGACCCGGGCTATGGGGACTGGATCCCACCCCAGACACTGGCCGCCTTCCCCGGCAGCTGGTGGAACCTGGAGCGCATGGCCGGCGCCCGCCAGGCCGTGTGGCTCTTCAACATCAGTGCTGACCCCTATGAACGGGAGGACCTCGCTGGCCAGCGGCCGGATGTGGTCCGGGCCCTGCTGGCCCGCTTGGTGGACTATAACCGCACAGCCATCCCTGTGCGCTACCCAGCTGAGAATCCCCGGGCCCATCCTGACTTTAATGGGGGTGCTTGGGGACCCTGGGCTAGCGATGAGGAAGAAgacgaagaggaggaggaaggcagggctCGAAGCCTTGCCCGAGGACGCCGTAAGAAAAAATGCAAGATTTGCAAGCTGCGATCCTTTTTCCGTAAACTCAACAGCAGACTGATGTCCCACCGGATCTGA
- the ARSI gene encoding arylsulfatase I isoform X1, which produces MAMHALTGFSLVSLLSFGYLSWDWAKPSLVADAPAEASDQPSAAPPQPPHIIFVLTDDQGYHDVGYHGSDIETPTLDRLAAEGVKLENYYIQPICTPSRSQLLTGRYQIHTGLQHSIIRPRQPNCLPLDQVTLPQKLQELGYSTHMVGKWHLGFYRKECLPTRRGFDTFLGSLTGNVDYYTYDNCDGPGVCGFDLHEGESVAWGLSGQYSTLLYAQRVSHILANHSPRRPLFLYVAFQAVHTPLQSPREYLYRYRTMGNVARRKYAAMVTCMDEAVRNITWALKRYGFYNNSVIIFSSDNGGQTFSGGSNWPLRGRKGTYWEGGVRGLGFVHSPLLKRKRRTSRALVHITDWYPTLVGLAGGITSAAEGLDGYDVWPAISEGRASPRTEILHNIDPLYNHARHGSLEGGFGIWNTAVQAAIRVGEWKLLTGDPGYGDWIPPQTLAAFPGSWWNLERMAGARQAVWLFNISADPYEREDLAGQRPDVVRALLARLVDYNRTAIPVRYPAENPRAHPDFNGGAWGPWASDEEEDEEEEEGRARSLARGRRKKKCKICKLRSFFRKLNSRLMSHRI; this is translated from the exons ATGGCGATGCACGCCCTCACCGGCTTCTCTCTGGTCAGCCTGCTCAGCTTCGGCTACCTGTCCTGGGACTGGGCCAAGCCTAGCCTGGTGGCCGACGCGCCCGCGGAGGCCAGCGACCAGCCCTCGGCCgctccaccccagcctccccacaTCATCTTCGTCCTCACTGACGACCAGGGCTACCACGACGTGGGCTACCATGGCTCAGATATTGAAACCCCTACGCTGGACCGGCTGGCAGCCGAGGGTGTCAAGTTGGAGAATTATTATATCCAGCCCATCTGCACGCCTTCGCGGAGCCAACTTCTCACCGGCAG ATACCAGATCCACACAGGACTGCAACACTCCATCATTCGCCCCCGGCAGCCCAACTGCCTGCCCCTGGACCAGGTGACACTGCCCCAGAAGCTGCAGGAGCTAGGTTACTCTACGCACATGGTGGGCAAGTGGCACCTGGGCTTCTACCGGAAGGAGTGCCTGCCCACCCGCCGGGGTTTTGACACCTTCCTGGGCTCGCTCACAGGCAACGTGGACTACTACACCTATGACAACTGTGACGGCCCAGGGGTGTGTGGCTTTGACCTACACGAGGGCGAGAGTGTGGCCTGGGGGCTCAGTGGCCAGTACTCCACTCTGCTCTACGCCCAGCGCGTCAGCCACATACTAGCCAACCACAGTCCCCGGCGGCCCCTCTTCCTCTACGTGGCCTTCCAGGCGGTCCACACACCCCTGCAGTCCCCGCGCGAGTACCTGTACCGCTACCGCACCATGGGCAACGTGGCCCGGCGGAAGTACGCGGCCATGGTGACCTGCATGGATGAGGCCGTGCGCAATATCACCTGGGCCCTCAAGCGCTATGGTTTCTACAACAACAGTGTCATCATCTTCTCCAGTGACAACGGTGGCCAGACCTTCTCGGGGGGCAGCAACTGGCCCCTGCGAGGACGCAAGGGCACTTACTGGGAAGGGGGCGTGCGGGGCCTCGGCTTCGTCCACAGCCCCCTGCTCAAGCGAAAGCGACGGACAAGCCGGGCGCTGGTGCACATCACGGACTGGTACCCGACCCTCGTGGGTCTGGCAGGTGGCATCACCTCGGCAGCCGAGGGGCTGGACGGCTATGACGTGTGGCCAGCCATCAGCGAGGGCCGGGCCTCGCCACGCACGGAGATCCTGCACAACATTGACCCTCTCTACAACCACGCCCGGCACGGCTCCCTGGAGGGGGGCTTCGGCATCTGGAACACTGCCGTACAGGCCGCCATCCGCGTGGGTGAGTGGAAGCTGCTGACGGGGGACCCGGGCTATGGGGACTGGATCCCACCCCAGACACTGGCCGCCTTCCCCGGCAGCTGGTGGAACCTGGAGCGCATGGCCGGCGCCCGCCAGGCCGTGTGGCTCTTCAACATCAGTGCTGACCCCTATGAACGGGAGGACCTCGCTGGCCAGCGGCCGGATGTGGTCCGGGCCCTGCTGGCCCGCTTGGTGGACTATAACCGCACAGCCATCCCTGTGCGCTACCCAGCTGAGAATCCCCGGGCCCATCCTGACTTTAATGGGGGTGCTTGGGGACCCTGGGCTAGCGATGAGGAAGAAgacgaagaggaggaggaaggcagggctCGAAGCCTTGCCCGAGGACGCCGTAAGAAAAAATGCAAGATTTGCAAGCTGCGATCCTTTTTCCGTAAACTCAACAGCAGACTGATGTCCCACCGGATCTGA